A single Pan troglodytes isolate AG18354 chromosome 19, NHGRI_mPanTro3-v2.0_pri, whole genome shotgun sequence DNA region contains:
- the ATXN7L3 gene encoding ataxin-7-like protein 3 isoform X7 yields MKMEEMSLSGLDNSKLEAIAQEIYADLVEDSCLGFCFEVHRAVKCGYFFLDDTDPDSMKDFEIVDQPGLDIFGQVFNQWKSKECVCPNCSRSIAASRFAPHLEKCLGMGRNSSRIANRRIANSNNMNKSESDQEDNDDINDNDWSYGSEKKAKKRKSDKNPNSPRRSKSLKHKNGFSVCTSASNTLPLLFSSSGELSNSDPFKYNNSTGISYETLGPEELRSLLTTQCGVISEHTKKMCTRSLRCPQHTDEQRRTVRIYFLGPSAVLPEVESSLDNDSFDMTDSQALISRLQWDGSSDLSPSDSGSSKTSENQGWGLGTNSSESRKTKKKKSHLSLVGTASGLGSNKKKKPKPPAPPTPSIYDDIN; encoded by the exons atgaaaatggagGAAATGTCTTTGTCTGGCCTGGATAACAGCAAACTAGAG GCCATCGCTCAGGAGATATACGCGGACCTGGTCGAGGATTCTTGTTTGGGATTCTGCTTTGAGGTACACCGGGCTGTCAAGTGTGGCTACTTCTTCTTGGACGACACGGACCCTGATAGCATGAAGGATTTTG AGATCGTGGACCAGCCGGGCTTGGACATCTTTGGACAGGTTTTCAACCAGTGGAAGAGCAAGGAGTGTGTTTGCCCCAATTGCAGTCGCAGCATTGCCGCCTCCCGCTTTGCTCCCCATCTGGAGAAGTGCCTGGGAATGGGTCGGAACAGCAGCCGAATCGCCAACCGCCG GATTGCCAATAGCAACAATATGAATAAGTCTGAGAGTGACCAAGAAGATAATGATGACATCAATGACAACGACTGGTCCTATGGCTCGGAGAAGAAAG CCAAGAAGAGAAAGTCAGACAAG AACCCCAATTCCCCTCGAAGATCCAAgtctttaaaacacaaaaatg GGTTCTCTGTCTGTACCTCTGCATCAAACACCCttccccttcttttttcttcttcaggggAACTTAGCAATTCGGATCCTTTTAAG TATAACAATTCAACTGGGATCAGCTATGAGACCCTGGGGCCGGAGGAGCTTCGCAGCCTGCTAACCACG CAATGTGGGGTGATTTCTGAACACACCAAGAAGATGTGCACAAG GTCCCTGCGCTGCCCACAGCACACAGATGAGCAGAGGCGAACCGTACGGATTTATTTTCTCGGGCCCTCGGC TGTCCTTCCAGAGGTCGAGAGCTCCCTGGATAATGACAGCTTTGACATGACTGACAGCCAGGCCCTGATCAGCCGGCTTCAGTGGGACGGCTCCTCTGACCTCTCACCCTCTGATTCAGGCTCCTCCAAGACGAGTGAAAATCAGGGATGGGGTCTAG GTACCAACAGCTCTGAGTCACGgaaaaccaagaaaaagaaatcccatcTGAGCCTGGTAGGGACTGCCTCCGGCCTAGGTTCCAACAAGAAGAAGAAGCCAAAGCCACCGGCACCCCCGACGCCCAGCATCTATGACGACATCAACTGA
- the ATXN7L3 gene encoding ataxin-7-like protein 3 isoform X13 has protein sequence MKMEEMSLSGLDNSKLEAIAQEIYADLVEDSCLGFCFEVHRAVKCGYFFLDDTDPDSMKDFEIVDQPGLDIFGQVFNQWKSKECVCPNCSRSIAASRFAPHLEKCLGMGRNSSRIANRRIANSNNMNKSESDQEDNDDINDNDWSYGSEKKAKKRKSDKNPNSPRRSKSLKHKNGELSNSDPFKYNNSTGISYETLGPEELRSLLTTQCGVISEHTKKMCTRSLRCPQHTDEQRRTVRIYFLGPSAVLPEVESSLDNDSFDMTDSQALISRLQWDGSSDLSPSDSGSSKTSENQGWGLGTNSSESRKTKKKKSHLSLVGTASGLGSNKKKKPKPPAPPTPSIYDDIN, from the exons atgaaaatggagGAAATGTCTTTGTCTGGCCTGGATAACAGCAAACTAGAG GCCATCGCTCAGGAGATATACGCGGACCTGGTCGAGGATTCTTGTTTGGGATTCTGCTTTGAGGTACACCGGGCTGTCAAGTGTGGCTACTTCTTCTTGGACGACACGGACCCTGATAGCATGAAGGATTTTG AGATCGTGGACCAGCCGGGCTTGGACATCTTTGGACAGGTTTTCAACCAGTGGAAGAGCAAGGAGTGTGTTTGCCCCAATTGCAGTCGCAGCATTGCCGCCTCCCGCTTTGCTCCCCATCTGGAGAAGTGCCTGGGAATGGGTCGGAACAGCAGCCGAATCGCCAACCGCCG GATTGCCAATAGCAACAATATGAATAAGTCTGAGAGTGACCAAGAAGATAATGATGACATCAATGACAACGACTGGTCCTATGGCTCGGAGAAGAAAG CCAAGAAGAGAAAGTCAGACAAG AACCCCAATTCCCCTCGAAGATCCAAgtctttaaaacacaaaaatg gggAACTTAGCAATTCGGATCCTTTTAAG TATAACAATTCAACTGGGATCAGCTATGAGACCCTGGGGCCGGAGGAGCTTCGCAGCCTGCTAACCACG CAATGTGGGGTGATTTCTGAACACACCAAGAAGATGTGCACAAG GTCCCTGCGCTGCCCACAGCACACAGATGAGCAGAGGCGAACCGTACGGATTTATTTTCTCGGGCCCTCGGC TGTCCTTCCAGAGGTCGAGAGCTCCCTGGATAATGACAGCTTTGACATGACTGACAGCCAGGCCCTGATCAGCCGGCTTCAGTGGGACGGCTCCTCTGACCTCTCACCCTCTGATTCAGGCTCCTCCAAGACGAGTGAAAATCAGGGATGGGGTCTAG GTACCAACAGCTCTGAGTCACGgaaaaccaagaaaaagaaatcccatcTGAGCCTGGTAGGGACTGCCTCCGGCCTAGGTTCCAACAAGAAGAAGAAGCCAAAGCCACCGGCACCCCCGACGCCCAGCATCTATGACGACATCAACTGA
- the ATXN7L3 gene encoding ataxin-7-like protein 3 isoform X8 has translation MKMEEMSLSGLDNSKLEMFSPGAQAIAQEIYADLVEDSCLGFCFEVHRAVKCGYFFLDDTDPDSMKDFEIVDQPGLDIFGQVFNQWKSKECVCPNCSRSIAASRFAPHLEKCLGMGRNSSRIANRRIANSNNMNKSESDQEDNDDINDNDWSYGSEKKAKKRKSDKLWYLPFQNPNSPRRSKSLKHKNGELSNSDPFKYNNSTGISYETLGPEELRSLLTTQCGVISEHTKKMCTRSLRCPQHTDEQRRTVRIYFLGPSAVLPEVESSLDNDSFDMTDSQALISRLQWDGSSDLSPSDSGSSKTSENQGWGLGTNSSESRKTKKKKSHLSLVGTASGLGSNKKKKPKPPAPPTPSIYDDIN, from the exons atgaaaatggagGAAATGTCTTTGTCTGGCCTGGATAACAGCAAACTAGAG ATGTTCTCCCCTGGGGCCCAGGCCATCGCTCAGGAGATATACGCGGACCTGGTCGAGGATTCTTGTTTGGGATTCTGCTTTGAGGTACACCGGGCTGTCAAGTGTGGCTACTTCTTCTTGGACGACACGGACCCTGATAGCATGAAGGATTTTG AGATCGTGGACCAGCCGGGCTTGGACATCTTTGGACAGGTTTTCAACCAGTGGAAGAGCAAGGAGTGTGTTTGCCCCAATTGCAGTCGCAGCATTGCCGCCTCCCGCTTTGCTCCCCATCTGGAGAAGTGCCTGGGAATGGGTCGGAACAGCAGCCGAATCGCCAACCGCCG GATTGCCAATAGCAACAATATGAATAAGTCTGAGAGTGACCAAGAAGATAATGATGACATCAATGACAACGACTGGTCCTATGGCTCGGAGAAGAAAG CCAAGAAGAGAAAGTCAGACAAG CTATGGTATCTCCCATTCCAGAACCCCAATTCCCCTCGAAGATCCAAgtctttaaaacacaaaaatg gggAACTTAGCAATTCGGATCCTTTTAAG TATAACAATTCAACTGGGATCAGCTATGAGACCCTGGGGCCGGAGGAGCTTCGCAGCCTGCTAACCACG CAATGTGGGGTGATTTCTGAACACACCAAGAAGATGTGCACAAG GTCCCTGCGCTGCCCACAGCACACAGATGAGCAGAGGCGAACCGTACGGATTTATTTTCTCGGGCCCTCGGC TGTCCTTCCAGAGGTCGAGAGCTCCCTGGATAATGACAGCTTTGACATGACTGACAGCCAGGCCCTGATCAGCCGGCTTCAGTGGGACGGCTCCTCTGACCTCTCACCCTCTGATTCAGGCTCCTCCAAGACGAGTGAAAATCAGGGATGGGGTCTAG GTACCAACAGCTCTGAGTCACGgaaaaccaagaaaaagaaatcccatcTGAGCCTGGTAGGGACTGCCTCCGGCCTAGGTTCCAACAAGAAGAAGAAGCCAAAGCCACCGGCACCCCCGACGCCCAGCATCTATGACGACATCAACTGA
- the ATXN7L3 gene encoding ataxin-7-like protein 3 isoform X2 gives MKMEEMSLSGLDNSKLEMFSPGAQAIAQEIYADLVEDSCLGFCFEVHRAVKCGYFFLDDTDPDSMKDFEIVDQPGLDIFGQVFNQWKSKECVCPNCSRSIAASRFAPHLEKCLGMGRNSSRIANRRIANSNNMNKSESDQEDNDDINDNDWSYGSEKKAKKRKSDKLWYLPFQNPNSPRRSKSLKHKNGFSVCTSASNTLPLLFSSSGELSNSDPFKYNNSTGISYETLGPEELRSLLTTQCGVISEHTKKMCTRSLRCPQHTDEQRRTVRIYFLGPSAVLPEVESSLDNDSFDMTDSQALISRLQWDGSSDLSPSDSGSSKTSENQGWGLGTNSSESRKTKKKKSHLSLVGTASGLGSNKKKKPKPPAPPTPSIYDDIN, from the exons atgaaaatggagGAAATGTCTTTGTCTGGCCTGGATAACAGCAAACTAGAG ATGTTCTCCCCTGGGGCCCAGGCCATCGCTCAGGAGATATACGCGGACCTGGTCGAGGATTCTTGTTTGGGATTCTGCTTTGAGGTACACCGGGCTGTCAAGTGTGGCTACTTCTTCTTGGACGACACGGACCCTGATAGCATGAAGGATTTTG AGATCGTGGACCAGCCGGGCTTGGACATCTTTGGACAGGTTTTCAACCAGTGGAAGAGCAAGGAGTGTGTTTGCCCCAATTGCAGTCGCAGCATTGCCGCCTCCCGCTTTGCTCCCCATCTGGAGAAGTGCCTGGGAATGGGTCGGAACAGCAGCCGAATCGCCAACCGCCG GATTGCCAATAGCAACAATATGAATAAGTCTGAGAGTGACCAAGAAGATAATGATGACATCAATGACAACGACTGGTCCTATGGCTCGGAGAAGAAAG CCAAGAAGAGAAAGTCAGACAAG CTATGGTATCTCCCATTCCAGAACCCCAATTCCCCTCGAAGATCCAAgtctttaaaacacaaaaatg GGTTCTCTGTCTGTACCTCTGCATCAAACACCCttccccttcttttttcttcttcaggggAACTTAGCAATTCGGATCCTTTTAAG TATAACAATTCAACTGGGATCAGCTATGAGACCCTGGGGCCGGAGGAGCTTCGCAGCCTGCTAACCACG CAATGTGGGGTGATTTCTGAACACACCAAGAAGATGTGCACAAG GTCCCTGCGCTGCCCACAGCACACAGATGAGCAGAGGCGAACCGTACGGATTTATTTTCTCGGGCCCTCGGC TGTCCTTCCAGAGGTCGAGAGCTCCCTGGATAATGACAGCTTTGACATGACTGACAGCCAGGCCCTGATCAGCCGGCTTCAGTGGGACGGCTCCTCTGACCTCTCACCCTCTGATTCAGGCTCCTCCAAGACGAGTGAAAATCAGGGATGGGGTCTAG GTACCAACAGCTCTGAGTCACGgaaaaccaagaaaaagaaatcccatcTGAGCCTGGTAGGGACTGCCTCCGGCCTAGGTTCCAACAAGAAGAAGAAGCCAAAGCCACCGGCACCCCCGACGCCCAGCATCTATGACGACATCAACTGA
- the ATXN7L3 gene encoding ataxin-7-like protein 3 isoform X11, with protein sequence MKMEEMSLSGLDNSKLEAIAQEIYADLVEDSCLGFCFEVHRAVKCGYFFLDDTDPDSMKDFEIVDQPGLDIFGQVFNQWKSKECVCPNCSRSIAASRFAPHLEKCLGMGRNSSRIANRRIANSNNMNKSESDQEDNDDINDNDWSYGSEKKAKKRKSDKLWYLPFQNPNSPRRSKSLKHKNGELSNSDPFKYNNSTGISYETLGPEELRSLLTTQCGVISEHTKKMCTRSLRCPQHTDEQRRTVRIYFLGPSAVLPEVESSLDNDSFDMTDSQALISRLQWDGSSDLSPSDSGSSKTSENQGWGLGTNSSESRKTKKKKSHLSLVGTASGLGSNKKKKPKPPAPPTPSIYDDIN encoded by the exons atgaaaatggagGAAATGTCTTTGTCTGGCCTGGATAACAGCAAACTAGAG GCCATCGCTCAGGAGATATACGCGGACCTGGTCGAGGATTCTTGTTTGGGATTCTGCTTTGAGGTACACCGGGCTGTCAAGTGTGGCTACTTCTTCTTGGACGACACGGACCCTGATAGCATGAAGGATTTTG AGATCGTGGACCAGCCGGGCTTGGACATCTTTGGACAGGTTTTCAACCAGTGGAAGAGCAAGGAGTGTGTTTGCCCCAATTGCAGTCGCAGCATTGCCGCCTCCCGCTTTGCTCCCCATCTGGAGAAGTGCCTGGGAATGGGTCGGAACAGCAGCCGAATCGCCAACCGCCG GATTGCCAATAGCAACAATATGAATAAGTCTGAGAGTGACCAAGAAGATAATGATGACATCAATGACAACGACTGGTCCTATGGCTCGGAGAAGAAAG CCAAGAAGAGAAAGTCAGACAAG CTATGGTATCTCCCATTCCAGAACCCCAATTCCCCTCGAAGATCCAAgtctttaaaacacaaaaatg gggAACTTAGCAATTCGGATCCTTTTAAG TATAACAATTCAACTGGGATCAGCTATGAGACCCTGGGGCCGGAGGAGCTTCGCAGCCTGCTAACCACG CAATGTGGGGTGATTTCTGAACACACCAAGAAGATGTGCACAAG GTCCCTGCGCTGCCCACAGCACACAGATGAGCAGAGGCGAACCGTACGGATTTATTTTCTCGGGCCCTCGGC TGTCCTTCCAGAGGTCGAGAGCTCCCTGGATAATGACAGCTTTGACATGACTGACAGCCAGGCCCTGATCAGCCGGCTTCAGTGGGACGGCTCCTCTGACCTCTCACCCTCTGATTCAGGCTCCTCCAAGACGAGTGAAAATCAGGGATGGGGTCTAG GTACCAACAGCTCTGAGTCACGgaaaaccaagaaaaagaaatcccatcTGAGCCTGGTAGGGACTGCCTCCGGCCTAGGTTCCAACAAGAAGAAGAAGCCAAAGCCACCGGCACCCCCGACGCCCAGCATCTATGACGACATCAACTGA
- the ATXN7L3 gene encoding ataxin-7-like protein 3 isoform X6, giving the protein MKMEEMSLSGLDNSKLEMFSPGAQAIAQEIYADLVEDSCLGFCFEVHRAVKCGYFFLDDTDPDSMKDFEIVDQPGLDIFGQVFNQWKSKECVCPNCSRSIAASRFAPHLEKCLGMGRNSSRIANRRIANSNNMNKSESDQEDNDDINDNDWSYGSEKKAKKRKSDKLWYLPFQNPNSPRRSKSLKHKNGELSNSDPFKYNNSTGISYETLGPEELRSLLTTLIFLFQQCGVISEHTKKMCTRSLRCPQHTDEQRRTVRIYFLGPSAVLPEVESSLDNDSFDMTDSQALISRLQWDGSSDLSPSDSGSSKTSENQGWGLGTNSSESRKTKKKKSHLSLVGTASGLGSNKKKKPKPPAPPTPSIYDDIN; this is encoded by the exons atgaaaatggagGAAATGTCTTTGTCTGGCCTGGATAACAGCAAACTAGAG ATGTTCTCCCCTGGGGCCCAGGCCATCGCTCAGGAGATATACGCGGACCTGGTCGAGGATTCTTGTTTGGGATTCTGCTTTGAGGTACACCGGGCTGTCAAGTGTGGCTACTTCTTCTTGGACGACACGGACCCTGATAGCATGAAGGATTTTG AGATCGTGGACCAGCCGGGCTTGGACATCTTTGGACAGGTTTTCAACCAGTGGAAGAGCAAGGAGTGTGTTTGCCCCAATTGCAGTCGCAGCATTGCCGCCTCCCGCTTTGCTCCCCATCTGGAGAAGTGCCTGGGAATGGGTCGGAACAGCAGCCGAATCGCCAACCGCCG GATTGCCAATAGCAACAATATGAATAAGTCTGAGAGTGACCAAGAAGATAATGATGACATCAATGACAACGACTGGTCCTATGGCTCGGAGAAGAAAG CCAAGAAGAGAAAGTCAGACAAG CTATGGTATCTCCCATTCCAGAACCCCAATTCCCCTCGAAGATCCAAgtctttaaaacacaaaaatg gggAACTTAGCAATTCGGATCCTTTTAAG TATAACAATTCAACTGGGATCAGCTATGAGACCCTGGGGCCGGAGGAGCTTCGCAGCCTGCTAACCACG CTTATATTCCTCTTCCAGCAATGTGGGGTGATTTCTGAACACACCAAGAAGATGTGCACAAG GTCCCTGCGCTGCCCACAGCACACAGATGAGCAGAGGCGAACCGTACGGATTTATTTTCTCGGGCCCTCGGC TGTCCTTCCAGAGGTCGAGAGCTCCCTGGATAATGACAGCTTTGACATGACTGACAGCCAGGCCCTGATCAGCCGGCTTCAGTGGGACGGCTCCTCTGACCTCTCACCCTCTGATTCAGGCTCCTCCAAGACGAGTGAAAATCAGGGATGGGGTCTAG GTACCAACAGCTCTGAGTCACGgaaaaccaagaaaaagaaatcccatcTGAGCCTGGTAGGGACTGCCTCCGGCCTAGGTTCCAACAAGAAGAAGAAGCCAAAGCCACCGGCACCCCCGACGCCCAGCATCTATGACGACATCAACTGA
- the ATXN7L3 gene encoding ataxin-7-like protein 3 isoform X3, translating to MKMEEMSLSGLDNSKLEAIAQEIYADLVEDSCLGFCFEVHRAVKCGYFFLDDTDPDSMKDFEIVDQPGLDIFGQVFNQWKSKECVCPNCSRSIAASRFAPHLEKCLGMGRNSSRIANRRIANSNNMNKSESDQEDNDDINDNDWSYGSEKKAKKRKSDKLWYLPFQNPNSPRRSKSLKHKNGFSVCTSASNTLPLLFSSSGELSNSDPFKYNNSTGISYETLGPEELRSLLTTLIFLFQQCGVISEHTKKMCTRSLRCPQHTDEQRRTVRIYFLGPSAVLPEVESSLDNDSFDMTDSQALISRLQWDGSSDLSPSDSGSSKTSENQGWGLGTNSSESRKTKKKKSHLSLVGTASGLGSNKKKKPKPPAPPTPSIYDDIN from the exons atgaaaatggagGAAATGTCTTTGTCTGGCCTGGATAACAGCAAACTAGAG GCCATCGCTCAGGAGATATACGCGGACCTGGTCGAGGATTCTTGTTTGGGATTCTGCTTTGAGGTACACCGGGCTGTCAAGTGTGGCTACTTCTTCTTGGACGACACGGACCCTGATAGCATGAAGGATTTTG AGATCGTGGACCAGCCGGGCTTGGACATCTTTGGACAGGTTTTCAACCAGTGGAAGAGCAAGGAGTGTGTTTGCCCCAATTGCAGTCGCAGCATTGCCGCCTCCCGCTTTGCTCCCCATCTGGAGAAGTGCCTGGGAATGGGTCGGAACAGCAGCCGAATCGCCAACCGCCG GATTGCCAATAGCAACAATATGAATAAGTCTGAGAGTGACCAAGAAGATAATGATGACATCAATGACAACGACTGGTCCTATGGCTCGGAGAAGAAAG CCAAGAAGAGAAAGTCAGACAAG CTATGGTATCTCCCATTCCAGAACCCCAATTCCCCTCGAAGATCCAAgtctttaaaacacaaaaatg GGTTCTCTGTCTGTACCTCTGCATCAAACACCCttccccttcttttttcttcttcaggggAACTTAGCAATTCGGATCCTTTTAAG TATAACAATTCAACTGGGATCAGCTATGAGACCCTGGGGCCGGAGGAGCTTCGCAGCCTGCTAACCACG CTTATATTCCTCTTCCAGCAATGTGGGGTGATTTCTGAACACACCAAGAAGATGTGCACAAG GTCCCTGCGCTGCCCACAGCACACAGATGAGCAGAGGCGAACCGTACGGATTTATTTTCTCGGGCCCTCGGC TGTCCTTCCAGAGGTCGAGAGCTCCCTGGATAATGACAGCTTTGACATGACTGACAGCCAGGCCCTGATCAGCCGGCTTCAGTGGGACGGCTCCTCTGACCTCTCACCCTCTGATTCAGGCTCCTCCAAGACGAGTGAAAATCAGGGATGGGGTCTAG GTACCAACAGCTCTGAGTCACGgaaaaccaagaaaaagaaatcccatcTGAGCCTGGTAGGGACTGCCTCCGGCCTAGGTTCCAACAAGAAGAAGAAGCCAAAGCCACCGGCACCCCCGACGCCCAGCATCTATGACGACATCAACTGA
- the ATXN7L3 gene encoding ataxin-7-like protein 3 isoform X10 gives MKMEEMSLSGLDNSKLEMFSPGAQAIAQEIYADLVEDSCLGFCFEVHRAVKCGYFFLDDTDPDSMKDFEIVDQPGLDIFGQVFNQWKSKECVCPNCSRSIAASRFAPHLEKCLGMGRNSSRIANRRIANSNNMNKSESDQEDNDDINDNDWSYGSEKKAKKRKSDKNPNSPRRSKSLKHKNGELSNSDPFKYNNSTGISYETLGPEELRSLLTTQCGVISEHTKKMCTRSLRCPQHTDEQRRTVRIYFLGPSAVLPEVESSLDNDSFDMTDSQALISRLQWDGSSDLSPSDSGSSKTSENQGWGLGTNSSESRKTKKKKSHLSLVGTASGLGSNKKKKPKPPAPPTPSIYDDIN, from the exons atgaaaatggagGAAATGTCTTTGTCTGGCCTGGATAACAGCAAACTAGAG ATGTTCTCCCCTGGGGCCCAGGCCATCGCTCAGGAGATATACGCGGACCTGGTCGAGGATTCTTGTTTGGGATTCTGCTTTGAGGTACACCGGGCTGTCAAGTGTGGCTACTTCTTCTTGGACGACACGGACCCTGATAGCATGAAGGATTTTG AGATCGTGGACCAGCCGGGCTTGGACATCTTTGGACAGGTTTTCAACCAGTGGAAGAGCAAGGAGTGTGTTTGCCCCAATTGCAGTCGCAGCATTGCCGCCTCCCGCTTTGCTCCCCATCTGGAGAAGTGCCTGGGAATGGGTCGGAACAGCAGCCGAATCGCCAACCGCCG GATTGCCAATAGCAACAATATGAATAAGTCTGAGAGTGACCAAGAAGATAATGATGACATCAATGACAACGACTGGTCCTATGGCTCGGAGAAGAAAG CCAAGAAGAGAAAGTCAGACAAG AACCCCAATTCCCCTCGAAGATCCAAgtctttaaaacacaaaaatg gggAACTTAGCAATTCGGATCCTTTTAAG TATAACAATTCAACTGGGATCAGCTATGAGACCCTGGGGCCGGAGGAGCTTCGCAGCCTGCTAACCACG CAATGTGGGGTGATTTCTGAACACACCAAGAAGATGTGCACAAG GTCCCTGCGCTGCCCACAGCACACAGATGAGCAGAGGCGAACCGTACGGATTTATTTTCTCGGGCCCTCGGC TGTCCTTCCAGAGGTCGAGAGCTCCCTGGATAATGACAGCTTTGACATGACTGACAGCCAGGCCCTGATCAGCCGGCTTCAGTGGGACGGCTCCTCTGACCTCTCACCCTCTGATTCAGGCTCCTCCAAGACGAGTGAAAATCAGGGATGGGGTCTAG GTACCAACAGCTCTGAGTCACGgaaaaccaagaaaaagaaatcccatcTGAGCCTGGTAGGGACTGCCTCCGGCCTAGGTTCCAACAAGAAGAAGAAGCCAAAGCCACCGGCACCCCCGACGCCCAGCATCTATGACGACATCAACTGA
- the ATXN7L3 gene encoding ataxin-7-like protein 3 isoform X1 yields MKMEEMSLSGLDNSKLEMFSPGAQAIAQEIYADLVEDSCLGFCFEVHRAVKCGYFFLDDTDPDSMKDFEIVDQPGLDIFGQVFNQWKSKECVCPNCSRSIAASRFAPHLEKCLGMGRNSSRIANRRIANSNNMNKSESDQEDNDDINDNDWSYGSEKKAKKRKSDKLWYLPFQNPNSPRRSKSLKHKNGFSVCTSASNTLPLLFSSSGELSNSDPFKYNNSTGISYETLGPEELRSLLTTLIFLFQQCGVISEHTKKMCTRSLRCPQHTDEQRRTVRIYFLGPSAVLPEVESSLDNDSFDMTDSQALISRLQWDGSSDLSPSDSGSSKTSENQGWGLGTNSSESRKTKKKKSHLSLVGTASGLGSNKKKKPKPPAPPTPSIYDDIN; encoded by the exons atgaaaatggagGAAATGTCTTTGTCTGGCCTGGATAACAGCAAACTAGAG ATGTTCTCCCCTGGGGCCCAGGCCATCGCTCAGGAGATATACGCGGACCTGGTCGAGGATTCTTGTTTGGGATTCTGCTTTGAGGTACACCGGGCTGTCAAGTGTGGCTACTTCTTCTTGGACGACACGGACCCTGATAGCATGAAGGATTTTG AGATCGTGGACCAGCCGGGCTTGGACATCTTTGGACAGGTTTTCAACCAGTGGAAGAGCAAGGAGTGTGTTTGCCCCAATTGCAGTCGCAGCATTGCCGCCTCCCGCTTTGCTCCCCATCTGGAGAAGTGCCTGGGAATGGGTCGGAACAGCAGCCGAATCGCCAACCGCCG GATTGCCAATAGCAACAATATGAATAAGTCTGAGAGTGACCAAGAAGATAATGATGACATCAATGACAACGACTGGTCCTATGGCTCGGAGAAGAAAG CCAAGAAGAGAAAGTCAGACAAG CTATGGTATCTCCCATTCCAGAACCCCAATTCCCCTCGAAGATCCAAgtctttaaaacacaaaaatg GGTTCTCTGTCTGTACCTCTGCATCAAACACCCttccccttcttttttcttcttcaggggAACTTAGCAATTCGGATCCTTTTAAG TATAACAATTCAACTGGGATCAGCTATGAGACCCTGGGGCCGGAGGAGCTTCGCAGCCTGCTAACCACG CTTATATTCCTCTTCCAGCAATGTGGGGTGATTTCTGAACACACCAAGAAGATGTGCACAAG GTCCCTGCGCTGCCCACAGCACACAGATGAGCAGAGGCGAACCGTACGGATTTATTTTCTCGGGCCCTCGGC TGTCCTTCCAGAGGTCGAGAGCTCCCTGGATAATGACAGCTTTGACATGACTGACAGCCAGGCCCTGATCAGCCGGCTTCAGTGGGACGGCTCCTCTGACCTCTCACCCTCTGATTCAGGCTCCTCCAAGACGAGTGAAAATCAGGGATGGGGTCTAG GTACCAACAGCTCTGAGTCACGgaaaaccaagaaaaagaaatcccatcTGAGCCTGGTAGGGACTGCCTCCGGCCTAGGTTCCAACAAGAAGAAGAAGCCAAAGCCACCGGCACCCCCGACGCCCAGCATCTATGACGACATCAACTGA